The following nucleotide sequence is from Telopea speciosissima isolate NSW1024214 ecotype Mountain lineage unplaced genomic scaffold, Tspe_v1 Tspe_v1.0061, whole genome shotgun sequence.
TATATTCTTCCTCATCTCCTTCTGATGGTCCAcgatttcttttacttttagttATGACTTAACAACTGACTACTCTTTTAGTATCAAGTTTTACCAAAAGGAAATTTTAATTAAGACAAGACTACGATCCATCAAAAACTTGCTCAGCTGTACCCATGCCTAAAATTGGCAACCTACTCTTGGTCACTAATAATAAGACAAGAAACTCTAGAacaaggagggagagagagaagaagtagtagaagaagagaatcaCCTTCTGGATCTCCCAACAAAACAGTGAACCAACACACCACCACCAAGCCTTTTTGCTTCATCAATGAAATCGAAGCATTCATCAAAATACTGAGCAATATCTGTATCTTCTCTGTCAGTCACTAGAATTACAAGAAATACTGTAAGATTCTTAAACTCTCCAATACCAGATGCATATCTTACCGTAAAACATGTGAAAGCATTGAAGCACATGCCACAAAAAAATATCTGTAAGAGAAAAATGCTACAAAACAGAATGTTGGACCAGCCTAGTAAAATATTTAGTCAATTATGACAAAAGAAAACCATATACAGTAGTGATAAAggcaattattttttttaattagtgaTGGAAGACAAAAGCAGATAAACATGATATTGTTATGAGGAAAAAATAATGACATTGTAGAAAGTAATATTCTAAATTGGAAAGTAAATTTTAGGAAGATAATTAATAGTTTCAAGAGACTGCGTAAGTCAAATTGAAATATGAACCAAAAAAACAAGTCCTGCCATTCATTTGTATGTTACTATGTTATACCATTAATAAGCAGAATCTTAGAAATGGATTATGTTAAGTGTAGTCtctgtttctattgttttattGTTAGTCTTAGTTAGTGAGGGGTACTtttgggtactagatggtacaAACTTAAGGGCAgttgt
It contains:
- the LOC122647480 gene encoding dual specificity protein phosphatase 1-like isoform X3; its protein translation is MCFNAFTCFTVRYASGIGEFKNLTVFLVILVTDREDTDIAQYFDECFDFIDEAKRLGGGVLVHCFVGRSRSVTVVVAYLMKKYHMSLSQALELVRSKRPQAAPNSGFMLQLQNFEKSLKEDGDAAANENEQEG
- the LOC122647480 gene encoding dual specificity protein phosphatase 1-like isoform X5, whose amino-acid sequence is MCFNAFTCFTVRYASGIGEFKNLTVFLVILVTDREDTDIAQYFDECFDFIDEAKRLGGGVLVHCFVGRSRRSKRPQAAPNSGFMLQLQNFEKSLKEDGDAAANENEQEG
- the LOC122647480 gene encoding dual specificity protein phosphatase 1-like isoform X2, whose translation is MCFNAFTCFTVRYASGIGEFKNLTVFLVILVTDREDTDIAQYFDECFDFIDEAKRLGGGVLVHCFVGRSRSVTVVVAYLMKKYHMSLSQALELVRSKRPQAAPNSGFMLQLQNFEKSLKEKDGDAAANENEQEG
- the LOC122647480 gene encoding dual specificity protein phosphatase 1-like isoform X4 → MCFNAFTCFTVRYASGIGEFKNLTVFLVILVTDREDTDIAQYFDECFDFIDEAKRLGGGVLVHCFVGRSRRSKRPQAAPNSGFMLQLQNFEKSLKESDGDAAANENEQEG
- the LOC122647480 gene encoding dual specificity protein phosphatase 1-like isoform X1, yielding MCFNAFTCFTVRYASGIGEFKNLTVFLVILVTDREDTDIAQYFDECFDFIDEAKRLGGGVLVHCFVGRSRSVTVVVAYLMKKYHMSLSQALELVRSKRPQAAPNSGFMLQLQNFEKSLKESDGDAAANENEQEG